AGTAGCAGGCCAAGCGCCAGCACGCACACTATTCCTGACCAGAGTATAAGTTTCCATCGCCTAACCATGGATTGGCGATTCCGTCTGCGGAAAGCAAATACCATACCCAGCGGAGCCAGGCCAGAGAAGGGCAACCAACCCATCATTCCAGCTGTGACGTACCCCCCGGGCGGGGCCATCGCAGATGTAGCGAGCATTAACGTAGAGCTAGCAATGCTCGATCCAGGAGTAATTGTCGTCGGCGAGAAAGAGCAAGTTACACCTGCCGGAGCAGTGCAACTCAGCGAGATCGCTCCGCTAAACCCTCCGCTCCCGCTAGCACTGACGGATATATCAGTCGACTGTCCTTGGGCTAGACTCAGACTTTGTGATGAGACGATTAATGTAAAGTCGCCTGTGGTAACGGCGCTCGCAGGTATCATCGTCGCAAACAAGCCACTGCTCAGAGTAGGTCCTCCTGCCGTGAAGTAGAGAGTATTTGGATCTCCTGTCCCACCTGCTCCAAATACCATGTCCCACAAGCCCGGGTTGGCAATCACATTGTTTGCACTGTCGGTAACTTGGCCCAGAGACTTTCCCGTGGAATCGAATGCGCTAATCGTACCGTCGCCGAAATTCCCTACCAGGATGGCATTCGAAAACGTTCCAAAGGACGCTGGTGTCGCAACCACTCCCCAGGGAGCGTTCAGCTGTCCGCCGGTCGCGAATGTCTTCACAAAGTTTCCATTCATATCAAAGATGTCCACGACACCGATCCCAGCACCGCGAACCGGACGACGCATTGTGGCATCTTGCATCGCGTATGCAACATAAACCTGATTATTGATGACGTGGACAGCGTGTGGAGCAAATCCCGGCGGAAGGTTGGGATCGGTAAACGAGCCCGAGAGTGATGTGGGCTTGAAGTTGCGGTCAAACACGTCGATTTTCCCGCTGCTGAAGTTGGCGGCCAAAAGGAAGTTGGCCGAGCCATTATTCAGCAATGCGAGGCCTTTGTAGTCCGCCCCGCTTTGGGAATTGTCGAATGCCACGACGGCGCTGTTGGTGCCAGTCCAGTTAGCGATAGTGCCATCATCGGTGTCGAAGATAAAAGCGCCTCCGTTGAAATCGGCGCTGCTGTTAGCCACGATCCCGGTCGGGCAGCCGGGGCTGCAAGGACTCACCGAAGCGCTCGGTATCGTCACCACTAATTGCTGCTTGTTGCCTTGGGCATCGTACAAGGTTGAAGTGCCGCTACGATTATTGGCAACCCAGAATGGATTACCCGGAAGAAAAGCTATTCCCCACGGGTTAATCAGTTGAGGGTCTGTTTGATTCGCCACACCGCTCGTGTTGGCCGTTAAGTTCGTTTGCTTGTAGCCGATTTGCTGAGCCAAAAGAATGGAAGGACTGCTTATCATTGTGCCCAGCGCAAGTAATAATAAAGCGACTCTACTAATCATCGGTACTCCAGTTGCATTTGTTGAGATAAGTATCGGAACAGACCGCTGTTTTGTCAGCACTTGTTGGAAGGAACTGTTTTTATCCTTGAAATGGCTGCTGCTCTCCCGCCCGGCGAGTGAGCAGCACAAGTAGTTCCAAAGTAGGCATCGCCAGAAGTTTCGACGCTTCTACTTGATTGCGGAACAACTTAGCGCGTCGCTGGCTGGGATGAGATGGGTGGAGCCCGCAGAACCGCGACGAGCTTTCGTCGCGTGCGTCGATGGCTAGACTTGTCCGACAGCAGATCTTTTTTAGACGGCTAGCGAAGAGAGCCCTTACCACTGGCCGCTGTGTGAAGCCAGAGGCCAGAAGAGACGTTTCCTATTGCGGGAACCGCTCACTTCCAGCG
This Terriglobales bacterium DNA region includes the following protein-coding sequences:
- a CDS encoding TIGR03118 family protein: MISRVALLLLALGTMISSPSILLAQQIGYKQTNLTANTSGVANQTDPQLINPWGIAFLPGNPFWVANNRSGTSTLYDAQGNKQQLVVTIPSASVSPCSPGCPTGIVANSSADFNGGAFIFDTDDGTIANWTGTNSAVVAFDNSQSGADYKGLALLNNGSANFLLAANFSSGKIDVFDRNFKPTSLSGSFTDPNLPPGFAPHAVHVINNQVYVAYAMQDATMRRPVRGAGIGVVDIFDMNGNFVKTFATGGQLNAPWGVVATPASFGTFSNAILVGNFGDGTISAFDSTGKSLGQVTDSANNVIANPGLWDMVFGAGGTGDPNTLYFTAGGPTLSSGLFATMIPASAVTTGDFTLIVSSQSLSLAQGQSTDISVSASGSGGFSGAISLSCTAPAGVTCSFSPTTITPGSSIASSTLMLATSAMAPPGGYVTAGMMGWLPFSGLAPLGMVFAFRRRNRQSMVRRWKLILWSGIVCVLALGLLLTAGCGSSSNSSTGSTVTVMVTGTSGAISHTTPVALTIH